A single region of the Vicia villosa cultivar HV-30 ecotype Madison, WI linkage group LG4, Vvil1.0, whole genome shotgun sequence genome encodes:
- the LOC131595304 gene encoding SKP1-like protein 1A: MASTSTSTKKVNLKSSDGNIFEVEQEVAMQSQTIKHMIEDDCADETGIPLPNVTSKILAKVIEYCKKHAEAANTDEYGRPVDENDIKNWDAEFVKVDQNTLFDLILAANFLDIKSLFDLTCKTVAGMMDGKSPEEIRKTFNIKNDYTKEEEEEVRRANQWAFE, from the coding sequence ATGGCATCGACATCAACATCAACAAAGAAGGTGAATCTCAAAAGTAGTGATGGTAACATTTTCGAAGTCGAGCAGGAAGTGGCGATGCAATCACAAACCATCAAGCATATGATTGAGGATGATTGCGCTGATGAAACCGGAATCCCTCTCCCGAATGTGACCAGCAAGATTCTGGCCAAGGTCATTGAGTATTGCAAGAAGCACGCCGAAGCAGCGAATACGGATGAATATGGAAGGCCTGTTGATGAGAATGATATCAAGAACTGGGATGCTGAGTTTGtcaaggttgatcagaatacaCTCTTTGATCTCATATTGGCGGCAAACTTCTTGGACATTAAGAGTCTGTTTGATCTTACATGCAAGACTGTGGCGGGCATGATGGATGGTAAGTCACCCGAGGAGATTCGCAAGACGTTCAACATTAAGAATGACTACACTAAGGAGGAAGAGGAGGAGGTTCGTCGCGCAAATCAATGGGCTTTTGAATGA